TATAGCTTGGGGATTTTTCAGGTAAGTAAATCACGTATAaacctgtatatatatataatttctgattactgtaaatcatcaacataattatttaataactttgagttttattgttaaaaccattcatgatattatatttaaatattttgggatTTAAAATACTGTATATATCTTTATTTCAAAACTTAGATTTCTAATGATTTATTTGCTACTTATCTGtttctcaattttattgattacggatttaaaatttacttgACGGCAATTACtctaatgatatattatattattaaatttggttTACTCTGAACTTCTAGAAGCTGCATGGTTACGGAATCATGATCATTAATCTTAGTGGATTTATTATATTAACCATTATTGTCACATGcttaatttaattctaattattcTGGTTACATGTagcatcattttattttataataattggaattatttttcattagaaaaaggggatcaccgaatttctctatttttgcattgacaatgatttttttGGATATGACATATTTCGATATACTGACGTATAGTCCCCAAATTAACATTGCAATAACCTTGTttctgggggttaaacactgaacATGTCGACATGTATTCTGACTCTGATAAGAAactagtttcgcaccgttccgtcggtggagaataacggcctctgataatctggctcgggtcaccgagggtaaataaatgaactctggcaatccgactcgggtcaccgagtttaaatacaTGAATTCTGTGGTTTTGTTTTTGGCATTAGCTAATTGGGGGACAAGTATActtatttgtttgaaaaaaaatatgcttGTTGAAATACTCTGAATTCTGAGTTTTATTTCTAATACTTATTGTACAATTTTACACTTAAGCATGTTATgtgaaattattgagttttgtgatcccgatatttttagtggttgcttactgggctgtgaAGCTCATAAATAgtgatttttatctttttcagatcaggagtaagtGTGTGGTGGACAGCTTAGCGGGGACCGTTGAGCGAACATCAGTTGGTTATTATGTAAATAGTCTTTCTGTTGTGAACCTGGAACTGTTATTTGTTTAAGCTTTGAACCTTGCACTTTTAGTTTCCATGGATCATAGTTGTGAACCTAGTGATTGCATCCCTTAAATTCTTATGTTCTTGTGACGTTAGTACCTTGTTATATCCTATTTTGTGAGGCAGAtattgaggccttgtatgtccATTAGGTCTCGAACTTATGGGTATACGGTCGTTTGTCAATGTCCTGAgctcggggcgtgacaaatctaagtggtatcagagaattCTCGATTTCATATAACTATGATCTTAGTTTCCAAGCAGAAATCTTTTGATTTAGTGTACTAGGGTGATCTAACTCATGTATAGTTTGGCATCCTTAGGTGCTAGTTAATCTGATAGGACctatttgtttgtgtttgtctGATTCCATTTGGGTTTACCTTGCAGAATACCGCCTCGTAGAGCTGCTAGCAGAAGTGTTGCCGAATTATTTGGACAAGCTTCTGCTACTAGGGAAGTAACCATTGAAGAAGGAATGGAAGTTCCTGTTGAAGGGGGGACAAATGCGGGTGATAGCCAGGGAGTTATGCTGGAATTAATGAGAGAATTGGTAGGGTTAGTGCGTGATTAGAGGCAGCATCAGGTGCCAACACCAccccaccacctcctcctcctccctttGCAGTACCAAAAGAGAAAACAGTGATGGAATTTAAGAGGTCTGGTCCACCCGCGTTTGAGGGCACTACTAATCCTGATGAAGTGGAAGTGTGGGTAGAGGAAATGGAGAAGACGTTCGTAGTAATGAAGTGcactgaagaagaaaagcttAGGTTTGGGGTGTACATGCTCAAGGGTCCGGCGAACCACTGGTACAGAGGAGAACTTCGCATTCGTCAGGGGAAGGAGTTCGAATCTTGGGAGCAACTGAGGGAAGCCCTTTTTTGTAAGTATTTCACCAGGgacaagctggttcagtttgagaGGAAGTTCATTAATCTGACTCAGGGAAGCATGACTGTTGATGAGTATGAGATGGAGTTTGACAGCCTTTCCAGGTATGCTCCGAAATTGGTTGATGATGACCAGAGCAGGGCCAGACGCTTCGAGGGAGGCTTGCATGCACACATTCGTCGTGGGTTAGCCGCTCTACACCTAACCAGCTATGCAGAGTTTGTGGGGTGTGCTAAGTCCCTAGATACTGTATGGAGTGACACTAAGGATCAGCAGAAGAGATTTCTGAAGAAGAGAGATAGAAGCTTTGATAATCAGGGAAACCGTCGGACTGGAGGTGGAGGAAAACCTAGGTTGGATGCAGGGCATAATGCATCACAGACTGTTAATGGACCGCCAGCTCCACGATCCGGGGGATTCTCATCTGTTCCCCCACATGCTGGTCAGAAAGGATGTGCCACTTGTGGAGGTGCTCATGCGACCGCAGATTGCAAGCGTACTACGGGAGTTTGCTTTAGGTGTGGTAGTTTAGAGCATCGTATTGCAGGATGCCCACAACAATATTCTGGAGCACAGAGGGCATCTAGTAGGCAGAACTCTAGGTATGTCCTTGCACCAAAGCCTCAAGTTTCCTCAGGTCAGCGTGTTGGGAAGGAGTTGGTCAGTGAGCAACCATCTTCCTCAACTCATCAGAAGGCAGGAAGGCCGAAGACACAGGGACGTGTTTATGTGATGACTGAGGAGGATGCCCATGTTTCTAATGCAGTAGTGTCAGGTACCTTATCAGTTTATTATGTATATGCTTGCGCATTATTTGATTCTGGAGCTACGCATTCATTTATCTCGACTGTATTTATTCGTAAGCATGCCTTGCCTGTTATAACTGTGGAATATGATTTGTGTGTCACCACCCCTGTGGGAGTTGATGTTGTTCTTGATGGAGCCTGTGAGAATTGTCCTATTATTATTGATGGTCATGAGTTGCTAGCTCGCCTGCATGTTATGAGCATGAgtgattatgatattattttgggGATGGATTTTCTATCTGCTTGTCATGCTGTAGTTGATTGTCATGCAAAAAGGGTAGTCTTTAAAATCCCTGGAGAAGCAGAGTTCACCTTTCAGACAGAGTTTCATGCCACAATGGTTGATGAAAAACTAGAAGGGTCAATGTTACATGATATTCCAGTGGTTAGTGAGTTTCATGATGTTTTTCCTGAAGATCTCCCTGGTCTACCTCCAGACAGAGAAGTGGAGTTTGTTATTGATTTAGTTCCAGGAACTAGCCACATCTCTAAAGCTCTTTACAGGATGGCACCTGCTGAATTGAAGGAGTTGAAGAAGCAACTTAAGGAACTTTTGGAGAAAGGTTTTATTCGACCCAGCGTTTTTTCGTGGGGTGCTCCCGTGTTatttgtgaagaagaaagatggcaCGTTGCGGTTGTGCATCGACTACCGAGAGTTGAACAAGGTGACAGTGAAGAACAAATATCCATTACCACGGATCGATGATCTTTTTGATCAGTTGCAGGGTTCCCAAGTATTTTCCAAGATCGACCTTAGATCGGGATACCATCAGTTGAAGATCAAGCCGGAAGATGTGTCAAAATCTGCGTTCCGAACTCGCTATGGGCACTATGAGTTCTTTGTAATGCCGTTCGGGTTGACGAATGCACCAGCTGCTTTTATGGACCTGATGAATTGAACCTTCAAACCCTTCTTGGATAGGTTCGTAgttgtgtttattgatgatattctggTCTATTCAAAAAGCCGAGAAGAGCATGAAGAGCATTTGAGGATTGTGTTGGGGATCTTAAGGGAGAATAAGTTGTTTGCAAAATTTTCGAAGTGAGAGTTTTGGTTGGACAAGGTAGCTTTTCTTGGTCAT
This genomic window from Dioscorea cayenensis subsp. rotundata cultivar TDr96_F1 chromosome 20, TDr96_F1_v2_PseudoChromosome.rev07_lg8_w22 25.fasta, whole genome shotgun sequence contains:
- the LOC120251417 gene encoding uncharacterized protein LOC120251417, encoding MVGGYKALCSNSDFSVQVGSIAWGFFRIPPRRAASRSVAELFGQASATREVTIEEGMEVPVEGGTNAEAASGANTTPPPPPPPFAVPKEKTVMEFKRSGPPAFEGTTNPDEVEVWVEEMEKTFVVMKCTEEEKLRFGVYMLKGPANHWYRGELRIRQGKEFESWEQLREALFCKYFTRDKLVQFERKFINLTQGSMTVDEYEMEFDSLSRYAPKLVDDDQSRARRFEGGLHAHIRRGLAALHLTSYAEFVGCAKSLDTVWSDTKDQQKRFLKKRDRSFDNQGNRRTGGGGKPRLDAGHNASQTVNGPPAPRSGGFSSVPPHAGQKGCATCGGAHATADCKRTTGVCFRCGSLEHRIAGCPQQYSGAQRASSRQNSRYVLAPKPQVSSGQRVGKELVSEQPSSSTHQKAGRPKTQGRVYVMTEEDAHVSNAVVSGTLSVYYVYACALFDSGATHSFISTVFIRKHALPVITVEYDLCVTTPVGVDVVLDGACENCPIIIDGHELLARLHVMSMSDYDIILGMDFLSACHAVVDCHAKRVVFKIPGEAEFTFQTEFHATMVDEKLEGSMLHDIPVVSEFHDVFPEDLPGLPPDREVEFVIDLVPGTSHISKALYRMAPAELKELKKQLKELLEKGFIRPSVFSWGAPVLFVKKKDGTLRLCIDYRELNKVTVKNKYPLPRIDDLFDQLQGSQVFSKIDLRSGYHQLKIKPEDVSKSAFRTRYGHYEFFVMPFGREEHEEHLRIVLGILRENKLFAKFSKRFVEGFSVLAAPLTKLTRKETKFQWSDQCEQSFQELKHQLVSAPILTLPSPGGGFIIYSDACKTGLGCVLMQNGHVVAYGSRQLKPFESVAGILISLAAS